A portion of the Carya illinoinensis cultivar Pawnee chromosome 11, C.illinoinensisPawnee_v1, whole genome shotgun sequence genome contains these proteins:
- the LOC122281851 gene encoding CASP-like protein 4A3 isoform X1: protein MEAEAKAQTQTENHHHQQHKSPIKKSTSRNSDLSSTHTDLSHSPLRGSPSPMPSEYGETFESLQNSPVKPSDNSMAMVVVDKCTPYSPLKSPSDGQKPPESASKNRNAQAADSPSPGSVLNRAIREEPTQSVWKVGPVGSGDDPRSGTVASILKRSKSEEMLKMAALGFRLSEFVLCLISFAVMAADKTQGWSGDSFDRYKEYRYCLSINVIAFVYSSFQAYDLTYHLVTGNYMIRHYLRRHFVFFMDQVLAYLLISSSSSAATRVDDWQSNWGKDEFTEMATASVSMAFLAFAAFAISSLISGYNLCTRESI, encoded by the exons ATGGAAGCTGAAGCCAAAGCCCAAACTCAAACGGAAAACCACCACCACCAGCAACACAAATCGCCCATAAAGAAATCAACGTCGAGGAACTCTGACTTGTCGTCCACTCACACGGACTTGTCACATTCTCCACTCCGCGGCTCCCCCTCCCCGATGCCATCCGAGTACGGTGAAACCTTCGAGTCACTGCAAAACTCTCCAGTGAAACCTTCGGACAACTCCATGGCGATGGTTGTCGTCGACAAGTGCACGCCGTATTCGCCGCTGAAGTCTCCCTCGGACGGCCAGAAACCGCCGGAGAGCGCGAGCAAGAACAGAAACGCCCAGGCGGCGGACTCTCCGTCTCCGGGGAGTGTTTTGAATCGGGCGATCAGGGAAGAGCCGACTCAGTCGGTGTGGAAGGTGGGACCGGTCGGCAGTGGGGATGATCCGAGATCGGGAACGGTGGCGTCGATTCTGAAGAGGTCCAAGAGTGAGGAGATGCTTAAGATGGCTGCGCTAGGGTTTCGGCTGAGCGAGTTTGTGCTCTGCTTAATTTCCTTTGCAGTTATGGCCGCCGATAAAACCCAGGGTTGGAGCGGCGACTCCTTCGACCGCTATAAGGAATACAg GTATTGTTTATCTATTAATGTCATCGCATTTGTATATTCGAGTTTCCAAGCATACGATTTAACCTACCATCTGGTGACCGGAAATTATATGATTCGCCACTATCTACGGcgtcattttgttttctttatggATCAG GTACTAGCATATCTTCTCATATCATCATCCTCATCAGCAGCCACCCGGGTTGACGATTGGCAATCAAACTGGGGGAAAGATGAGTTCACAGAGATGGCTACTGCATCTGTCAGTATGGCATTCCTAGCTTTTGCTGCTTTCGCCATTAGTTCCCTTATATCTGGTTACAACCTTTGCACCCGTGAATCCATATAA
- the LOC122281851 gene encoding CASP-like protein 4A3 isoform X2 yields MEAEAKAQTQTENHHHQQHKSPIKKSTSRNSDLSSTHTDLSHSPLRGSPSPMPSEYGETFESLQNSPVKPSDNSMAMVVVDKCTPYSPLKSPSDGQKPPESASKNRNAQAADSPSPGSVLNRAIREEPTQSVWKVGPVGSGDDPRSGTVASILKRSKSEEMLKMAALGFRLSEFVLCLISFAVMAADKTQGWSGDSFDRYKEYRYCLSINVIAFVYSSFQAYDLTYHLVTGNYMIRHYLRRHFVFFMDQIESTAETIRKCYRCSD; encoded by the exons ATGGAAGCTGAAGCCAAAGCCCAAACTCAAACGGAAAACCACCACCACCAGCAACACAAATCGCCCATAAAGAAATCAACGTCGAGGAACTCTGACTTGTCGTCCACTCACACGGACTTGTCACATTCTCCACTCCGCGGCTCCCCCTCCCCGATGCCATCCGAGTACGGTGAAACCTTCGAGTCACTGCAAAACTCTCCAGTGAAACCTTCGGACAACTCCATGGCGATGGTTGTCGTCGACAAGTGCACGCCGTATTCGCCGCTGAAGTCTCCCTCGGACGGCCAGAAACCGCCGGAGAGCGCGAGCAAGAACAGAAACGCCCAGGCGGCGGACTCTCCGTCTCCGGGGAGTGTTTTGAATCGGGCGATCAGGGAAGAGCCGACTCAGTCGGTGTGGAAGGTGGGACCGGTCGGCAGTGGGGATGATCCGAGATCGGGAACGGTGGCGTCGATTCTGAAGAGGTCCAAGAGTGAGGAGATGCTTAAGATGGCTGCGCTAGGGTTTCGGCTGAGCGAGTTTGTGCTCTGCTTAATTTCCTTTGCAGTTATGGCCGCCGATAAAACCCAGGGTTGGAGCGGCGACTCCTTCGACCGCTATAAGGAATACAg GTATTGTTTATCTATTAATGTCATCGCATTTGTATATTCGAGTTTCCAAGCATACGATTTAACCTACCATCTGGTGACCGGAAATTATATGATTCGCCACTATCTACGGcgtcattttgttttctttatggATCAG ATTGAGTCAACTGCTGAAACCATTAGGAAGTGCTACAGGTGTTCAGACTAG